The Apibacter raozihei DNA segment GGTTTATTGTCTGAAATAAAAAACACTTTATTTACTACGTCAGTATTTTGTAATGATTTATAATCGGTTTCAACATCAGGTTGCGGAGTTGTATAACCCGCATCTGTTTTTAGTTGTGATTTTACTTTTTCAATTGCTGAAAAAGCTTCGTCCGCTTGTCTTTTTATCTCCTGAGCTTTTGCTGATATTTCTACATATCCTGCATTACCGTCTTGTTTTTTCTTTTCGATTTGATCGTAAAAAGTCTGGTTATTTTTACTAGCTAGATTAGTAGATAATTGCAAAGATTCGTTAACCCCTTCAAAGGATCTTAAAACTTCCCTATCTACATTCATAGCCAACATAGCGATAAACACTAAATACATTAGGTTTATCATCTTTTGACGTGGTGTCTGTTTTCCTGCTGCCATTTACTTATTTAACTTTTTAATTATAAATTATTAAAAATTATTAAGATTTCATGGCATTGAGCATACCACCATATACTTTATTTAAATTATTTAGATTAGTTGTCAATTCAGCTAATTGTTGTTGGAAAGCTTCTGAGTTTTGACCTGCCTTAGATAAATCATCAATATACTTTTGATTTGCTTCAGTATATTTTTTCCCATTGTCTAACTGTAACTGATATAAAGCATTTAAGTTTTCCATATGAGATGATGCTATAAATAACTGCTCTTTGTATTTTTCTGTAGCAATATTAGCCTCTACTGTTTTATTAATACCTTCTACTGCGGAACCAAAATTCTCAATTCCTCCTCTTAATTTATCCAACATATTTACATCTAACTTAGCCTGAGATAGCATTTGATCAAGCTTTGAAGATAAAGAAACTTCTGCTTCTTTTATCGCTTGTGGTGTTTCCACAACTCTTTGCTTTCTTTCTACTGCTTTTCCATCAGCTAATTCAGGATATACTTTTTCCCAGTCATATTCACCTGCAGGTGTATCAAAAGCAAATACTACAAATATAAATGCTTCTACGATAAGACCTGCACCTAAGATAATACTTCCGTCTATTCCTAATAAATTTAAGTGATTAATTTTAAACAATGCTCCTAAGATAACTACTGCTGCTCCTAAGGAATAAACCATATTAAGGATTCTATCTTTTGAATTTGATTTTGCTGCCATTTTTTTAATTTTTGAAATAATCTATGATTGTCGTATGAAATTTAAAGTATATTATTTAGTTTGATATTTTGCTGATTTAGGAAATTTACCTTTAGCTCCTTCGGGAATAGTCTGAACTCTTCGGAAACCGATATAACTTCTTGCTGAATCTTTGTGTTCCCAATCTCTTTCGCTTACCATAAGCATATATCCTATATCTTTCCAGGATCCTCCTTTAATAACTTTTCTAGGATCTTCAATTCTATTTCCTAAATAAGGATTTAAGGTTGATGAGATTACGTAAGAACTATTATTATATGCTGAAACTGTCCATTCGGATACGTTTCCTGCCATGTCATATAAACCAAATCCGTTTTTATGAAATGATTTAACCGGAGCTGTATACAAATATCCTTTTTCACTTTCCATATAATCTCCCCGCTTAGGTTTAAAGTTTGCTAAGTAACACCCTCTGTCATCAATAAGATAAGGTCCTCCCCATGGATAAGGAGCATTTTCCAAACCTCCTCTTGCTGCATATTCCCACTCAACTTCTGAAGGTAAACGATAAGGGAAAACTTTTTCTAATTTCTTTTTTCTACTTTGGTTAAAGTCGTTTTTAGATTTGGTACTGTAAGCACAAAACGCTCTTGCCTGATCCCAAGTCACTCCAACAACCGGATATTTAGAATAAGCTTTATGCCAGAAGTATTGTTCGAAAAGAGGCTCATTAAAAGAGTAGTTAAAATCTCTTAACCACACTGTAGTATCAGGATAAATAGGAGTTGCTTCTCTTCTGATAAAATCTTCACCTCTTCCTTTTTTCTTAACTGCTTCCAACTGATCTATCCATGTAAATTGATAAACTAATTTTCTTGGATCCAGAACTCTTTCGTTATTGAATCTTTCTTCAGGCGGATAGTATAGAGACTCCATAACTTCTGCATAGGAAACATCAGGATATCTTGAAGTATTCCATTCAAGAGGTACAGACCAATCTAATTTTTTGGATTCATCGTAACCTTCTCTTCCTCCTCTTTCTGATAACATTTGCTGATATGCAGACTGTTCATCGTCAGATTTCTGGTTTAAATATGCATAACGGCCGATACCATCATCAGCTCCTTCATCTCCAGCTCTTTGAGCCAATAAGGAACGAACGATTGAATCTCTAACATAATTCACAAATATTCTGTATTCGGAATTGGTAACTTCTGTGTCATCCATGTAAAAAGATGAAACAGTAACCGTAGTTAAAGGTGCTTTTGTGTCTGTTCCAGTAAAGTCCATATCGGATTGTCCCAAAACAAATGCTCCACCAGGAATAGGAACCATACCATACGGCCTTTTATTGTTCCATTGCTGGCTCTTTTGCGTGACTACAATTTCTCCCTGAACGCCTGGTTTCCCTGCTTTTCCTTTCTTTGACGAATTACAAGAAATTATCGTTGTTGCTGTCAATAAGAGTAATAATACTTTTCTCATTATAACCAAAGTGTTTCTTTTAAAAAAGTGTAAAACTACTATTTTTTTAGTTTACTTAAAAATTTTGTTTTTTATAAACGTAGATATTACCTATAATATT contains these protein-coding regions:
- the porL gene encoding type IX secretion system motor protein PorL/GldL, with translation MAAKSNSKDRILNMVYSLGAAVVILGALFKINHLNLLGIDGSIILGAGLIVEAFIFVVFAFDTPAGEYDWEKVYPELADGKAVERKQRVVETPQAIKEAEVSLSSKLDQMLSQAKLDVNMLDKLRGGIENFGSAVEGINKTVEANIATEKYKEQLFIASSHMENLNALYQLQLDNGKKYTEANQKYIDDLSKAGQNSEAFQQQLAELTTNLNNLNKVYGGMLNAMKS
- the porK gene encoding T9SS ring complex lipoprotein PorK/GldK, which translates into the protein MRKVLLLLLTATTIISCNSSKKGKAGKPGVQGEIVVTQKSQQWNNKRPYGMVPIPGGAFVLGQSDMDFTGTDTKAPLTTVTVSSFYMDDTEVTNSEYRIFVNYVRDSIVRSLLAQRAGDEGADDGIGRYAYLNQKSDDEQSAYQQMLSERGGREGYDESKKLDWSVPLEWNTSRYPDVSYAEVMESLYYPPEERFNNERVLDPRKLVYQFTWIDQLEAVKKKGRGEDFIRREATPIYPDTTVWLRDFNYSFNEPLFEQYFWHKAYSKYPVVGVTWDQARAFCAYSTKSKNDFNQSRKKKLEKVFPYRLPSEVEWEYAARGGLENAPYPWGGPYLIDDRGCYLANFKPKRGDYMESEKGYLYTAPVKSFHKNGFGLYDMAGNVSEWTVSAYNNSSYVISSTLNPYLGNRIEDPRKVIKGGSWKDIGYMLMVSERDWEHKDSARSYIGFRRVQTIPEGAKGKFPKSAKYQTK